A genomic window from Serinus canaria isolate serCan28SL12 chromosome 4A, serCan2020, whole genome shotgun sequence includes:
- the DKC1 gene encoding H/ACA ribonucleoprotein complex subunit DKC1, with protein MADGDGSSVKKRRKKEKRALADDDVADIQHTEDFLIKPESRVAQLDTSQWPLLLKNFDKLNVRTAHYTPLPSGANPLKREISDYVRSGFINLDKPSNPSSHEVVAWIRRILRVEKTGHSGTLDPKVTGCLIVCIERATRLVKSQQSAGKEYVGIVRLHNAIESEAQLARAIETLTGALFQRPPLIAAVKRQLRVRTIYESKLVEYDPERRLGIFWVSCEAGTYIRTLCVHLGLLLGVGGQMQELRRVRSGILGETDNMVTMHDVLDAQWQYDNNKDDSYLRRVILPLEKLLTSHKRLVMKDSAVNAICYGAKIMLPGVLRYEDGIELNQEIVVITTKGEAICLAIALMTTAVISTCDHGVVAKIKRVIMERDTYPRKWGLGPKASQKKMMIQKGLLDKHGKPNESTPESWKMEYVDYRDTSRKEAAADHQAVSEVDRAAKRKRDSESENEEAVTPPSPATPPPEELSKKEKKKRKKEKKAQEAAESGGEQIERTSESSSSKKKKKKKHKEVEEGSD; from the exons ATGGCGGACGGGGACG GTTCCAGCGTGAAGAAGCGGCGGAAGAAGGAGAAGCGGGCGCTCGCCGATGATGATGTAGCG GACATCCAGCACACGGAGGACTTTCTCATCAAGCCCGAGTCCCGGGTGGCCCAGCTGGACACGTCGCAGTGGCCCTTGCTGCTGAAG AACTTTGACAAGTTAAATGTGAGGACAGCACACTACACACCTCTTCCTTCCGGCGCTAATCCCCTGAAGAGGGAGATTTCTGACTATGTTAG GTCTGGCTTTATTAACCTGGACAAACCCTCCAACCCATCCTCTCACGAGGTGGTGGCGTGGATCCGGCGCATCCTGCGAGTGGAGAAGACAGGGCACAGTGGCACCCTGGACCCCAAGGTGACAGGGTGCCTCATTGTGTGCATTGAGAGGGCCACACGGCTGGTCAAGTCTCAGCAGAGTGCAG GCAAAGAGTATGTGGGAATTGTTCGGCTGCACAATGCCATTGAAAGTGAGGCTCAGCTGGCCAGG GCCATAGAAACCCTGACAGGTGCCCTGTTCCAGCGGCCACCTCTCATTGCTGCTGTGAAACGACAACTGAGAGTCAGAACCATCTACGAGAGCAAGCTGGTGGAATACGATCCTGAGAGAAGATTAG GTATCTTCTGGGTGAGCTGTGAAGCAGGGACATACATCCGAACCCTCTGtgtgcacctggggctgctgctgggcgtGGGGGGCCAGATGCAGGAGCTGCGCAGAGTCCGCTCGGGCATCCTGGGAGAGACG GACAACATGGTGACCATGCACGACGTGCTGGATGCCCAGTGGCAGTACGACAACAACAAGGACGACAGCTACCTGCGAAGGGTCATCCTGCCCCTGGAGAAACTGCTGACTTCACACAAGAGGCTCGTCATGAAAGACAGTGCA GTTAATGCCATTTGCTATGGAGCCAAGATCATGCTGCCTGGTGTTCTGCGGTATGAGGATGGGATTGAGCTTAATCAGGAGATTGTTGTCATCACCACGAAAGGAGAAGCCATCTGCCTAG CCATTGCCCTGATGACCACAGCAGTCATTTCTACGTGTGACCACGGCGTGGTGGCAAAGATCAAGAGAGTGATCATGGAGAGAGACACCTACCCCCGGAAATGGGGGCTGGGCCCCAAG GCCAGTCAGAAGAAGATGATGATCCAGAAGGGTCTGCTGGACAAGCATGGAAAGCCCAATGAGAGCACACCAGAGTCCTGGAAGATGGAATATGTGGATTACAG GGATACTTCCAggaaagaagcagctgctgatcACCAAGCTGTTTCAGAGgtggacagagctgcaaaa AGAAAGCGAGACTCCGAGAGTGAAAATGAGGAAGCTGTgacccctccatcccctgccaccCCACCAccagaggagctgagcaaaaaggaaaagaagaagaggaagaaagagaagaaggcCCAAGAGGCAGCTGAGAGTGGAGGAGAACAAATTGAGAGG AccagtgagagcagcagcagcaagaagaagaagaagaagaaacacaaGGAGGTAGAAGAGGGCTCGGACTAA